The Limanda limanda chromosome 20, fLimLim1.1, whole genome shotgun sequence genome has a segment encoding these proteins:
- the shha gene encoding sonic hedgehog protein — MLLWTRIALAAVICLSLVSSGMGCGPGRGYGRRRHPKKLTPLAYKQFIPNVAEKTLGASGRYEGKITRNSERFKELTPNYNTDIIFKDEENTGADRLMTQRCKDKLNSLAISVMNQWPGVKLRVTEGWDEDGHHFEESLHYEGRAVDITTSDRDKSKYGTLSRLAVEAGFDWVYYESKAHIHCSVKAENSVAAKSGGCFPGSSTVSLQDGTTKPVRDLQPGDRVLAADAHGQPVYTDFIMFIDQDSTTRRLFYVIETSSGQRIFLTAAHLLFVGHGNSTGGAHGSGGMSAVFASHVRPGHTVFVQEDERLLPVTVTRIYTQEHQGSFAPVTAQGTVVVDQVLASCYAVIQDHDLAHWALAPVRLAHWVSSLLSSSQSQTSAQKDGVHWYSKVLYQIGTWLLDSHSIHPLGMSVYPS; from the exons atgctgctCTGGACCAGAATCGCACTGGCCGCTGTCATCTGCTTGTCCTTGGTGTCCTCGGGGATGGGATGCGGACCGGGCAGGGGCTACGGCCGGAGGAGGCACCCGAAGAAGCTGACACCTCTCGCCTACAAGCAGTTCATCCCCAACGTGGCGGAGAAGACCCTCGGGGCCAGCGGCAGATACGAGGGCAAGATCACCAGGAACTCCGAGCGATTTAAAGAGCTGACTCCCAATTATAACACAGACATCATATTCAAGGATGAGGAGAACACCGGCGCCGACAGGCTCATGACTCAG AGATGTAAAGACAAGCTGAACTCGCTGGCCATCTCGGTGATGAACCAGTGGCCCGGGGTGAAGCTGCGGGTCACCGAGGGCTGGGACGAGGACGGCCACCACTTCGAGGAGTCGCTCCACTACGAGGGCCGGGCCGTGGACATCACCACCTCGGACAGGGACAAGAGCAAGTACGGCACTCTGTCCAGGCTGGCGGTGGAAGCCGGATTTGACTGGGTCTATTATGAGTCCAAAGCCCACATCCACTGCTCTGTGAAAGCAG AGAACTCAGTGGCAGCGAAGTCCGGGGGCTGCTTCCCGGGCTCCTCCACCGTCAGCCTGCAGGACGGGACCACCAAGCCGGTGAGAGACCTCCAGCCCGGGGACAGGGTCCTGGCGGCGGACGCGCACGGACAACCGGTCTACACCGACTTCATCATGTTCATAGACCAGGACTCCACGACCAGGAGGCTCTTCTACGTCATCGAGACCTCCTCGGGCCAGAGGATCTTCCTCACCGCCGCGCACCTCCTCTTCGTGGGCCACGGGAACTCCACGGGGGGCGCGCACGGCAGCGGGGGAATGTCGGCGGTGTTCGCCAGCCATGTGCGACCCGGACACACGGTGTTCGTGCAGGAGGATGAGAGACTGCTTCCGGTGACCGTGACACGGATTTACACGCAGGAGCACCAGGGCTCGTTCGCTCCGGTGACCGCGCAGGGCACCGTGGTGGTGGACCAGGTCCTCGCGTCCTGTTACGCAGTGATCCAAGACCACGACCTGGCGCACTGGGCCCTGGCCCCGGTCCGGCTCGCCCACTGGGTGTCCTCGCTGCTTTCCAGCTCCCAGTCCCAGACCAGTGCGCAGAAGGACGGGGTGCACTGGTACTCCAAGGTCCTGTATCAAATAGGAACATGGCTCTTGGACAGCCACTCGATCCATCCACTTGGGATGTCAGTGTACCCGAGTTGA